One segment of Danio aesculapii chromosome 3, fDanAes4.1, whole genome shotgun sequence DNA contains the following:
- the LOC130221807 gene encoding LOW QUALITY PROTEIN: retinoic acid-induced protein 1 (The sequence of the model RefSeq protein was modified relative to this genomic sequence to represent the inferred CDS: inserted 1 base in 1 codon): protein MQSFRERSGFHSNQHCYQQEPQDLPRLESYRHHYSQSRQGYEPHALASAGMSTAGSKDCYGQQNYPVYTSATQTKKPYRGGKTPNQHLQAGYSNHMGTGYTAQYISEGHLQQKWDESAQMTQFEQDMVGRLESGSSQYLEQNMLAISQSQCHLPSQSSAPVYTSPHQQGIPPNPAPSPLMYPQGHMHFPQHSQTSSSPSSAYMEKCNTVSHGYKGYGIPPNAQYGRQLSNHSSLKPSGYRPQNNYGYQQTPPRSAFEQGSLQGMSGTQENLQKFQHYNQTQQNYCITDISVRSPEQYYQTCSPSSSHSPARSVGRSPSYNSTPSPLMANAESFQYGQPPINPGASSSAGLQNEQNMLMPPHTHSSSSVNQSQSFSGSMKERFSEKLLTNPSLWSLNALTSQVENISNNVQQLLLSEALMASKKTSKRNHPKKGEDYRGQLKGMDESCPENQQGPSPSDAYSIPRSMTAELQEGGYSSSTEDQMERNYYYFGQEKGQGHTQTHSRLSLDTVSTCSLNSADDVSVRSGDSVRSLQSVASEDNLNCDPRVQRALSEEEPNSSLCCIRDERSPIGITAPSPMKQESNSPPDIKRSESTQKENFEESAWTERMADEDKTEQSKPSAEHDCKGEVTEKQEKWLEDEKGPSLFQKINKTVLEEGYSYETEENIYQGLQNKYDSEKESTTEIDCFAELSHKCDEDTEIKTEHFKSEPQTSVEMPMEDSPSNSGTELCLPEKEEHSSGENSVETPASTLEGPTDTLEEQTSVLSHTSTEVRDEKDSILTSSDEVINNKTESQESFADVCGTYEETENTQQVNTEAAESFAQDTPHSESERRSVICDIAPQTHTAKSGFSALNEKTTPLAQARDHHIDRSDAKVLEPDSPQLPGKSILHSAPSWADTPPSPKKGDEDMEPEISCPSAVTPSAKPEPFAPSSHTRMFGKKHVRGRRRPMNSTAGIRRQLSIEEDTVSPSAQNPNIPSSKSTLIVDQMETAHQNISSQTPKLVMESLPSRMCTRSYGSQSSQKVSPHDRRKPGPKPAPKSSSKIAVKPGPKSNPKPAPKHSPKSNTKPGSKSVPKSEVMPSVKPGPKPSLKSTGSKESPKPCPKSGPKSATKSGPKSASKLASKPVAVPGETLAPKSNQKTAESKPIVASVAKGPGRPKGISKNKQIKIKQDENVYTATEHTKDTHCTHELNLQDVTTELALDTIVGVVDTTKDITVAPTLECTLDSSCIKSLAREQKSMVLRSRKQTKDKLTEEKEQKNDKSMKTPSAMVTHSSEIQDVTVDQSCETEPSNLELPKQKDVSTDSLQQPDEEVVSVKRKCSLSTSEPKRRKKGRQDEVKAQDSPLDIVHIPKGKRKRGQHLLVESVSTTLTTDNLPTDDISDTPSVPPQCPTKTKYLPPRKGRGLKYEAMVQKITSPGSKKQPVNNQPDIVLEESTLKPVPQVPDQKETANAPEMPQTEGESTVSTQEPENTEIQTPRKKRRKWAAVESSDAPDVSLDAGSLVINTPRLAKQRAIKNNHEMHLKQRKKRRKGTEPQENIPIVEQQEPKQTDILPTSPPSIIPPETFEQTQCNEPPKELGVPVIKPKRGRRPSLKKKQEEXLKESKEDENVIEKKKKPGPQKKCVDALKVVVKRPRIKTKCINELSPTVKGTLSDLHPDLSDGKSSFRPYVHIDSSVDVASLCTIVNRPEEEQMIGQARTKSEPKIKNQVAKTVSNSSVMLQGPLVNISLTDRCLTCCLCGKPANYRELGDLCGPYYPEDCIPRKTLSSTHRSDFRQNSNCANETEVSSIVKSTQSECEQDIQQEKPNEGHSRRGKRAIRERSRTRPTLRMRFKRLLILQSRLSGASPPAGVEGIETSLQRLQMEAEEKEHWAHEACAVWTTGIILVADKLFGLTEAVQKAAHAKCSRCQGEGASVCCSWKSCTQSYHYICAKETGCTFEEETFSIRCPKHKDM, encoded by the exons ATGCAGTCCTTCAGAGAGCGGAGTGGTTTCCATAGCAACCAGCACTGCTACCAGCAGGAACCCCAAGATTTACCGCGCCTCGAGAGCTACAGACATCATTACAGCCAGTCCAGACAGGGCTACGAGCCACACGCTTTAGCTTCTGCAGGGATGTCAACAGCGGGATCTAAAGACTGTTACGGGCAGCAGAACTATCCTGTCTACACCAGCGCCACACAGACTAAAAAACCATACAGAGGAGGCAAAACTCCAAACCAGCATCTGCAGGCGGGCTACAGTAACCACATGGGCACCGGATACACGGCCCAGTATATAAGCGAAGGTCACCTGCAGCAGAAATGGGATGAGTCGGCTCAGATGACCCAGTTTGAGCAGGACATGGTGGGTCGTCTAGAGTCTGGGTCATCGCAGTACCTAGAGCAGAACATGCTTGCTATCTCTCAAAGTCAGTGCCATCTCCCCTCCCAGTCCTCCGCCCCAGTCTACACCAGTCCGCATCAGCAGGGAATCCCACCCAACCCGGCGCCATCTCCTTTAATGTACCCACAAGGCCACATGCATTTCCCTCAGCACTCGCAAACCTCTTCTTCACCTTCATCGGCTTATATGGAGAAATGTAATACAGTGTCACATGGCTACAAAGGCTACGGGATACCACCTAATGCCCAGTATGGAAGACAACTGAGCAATCACAGCAGCCTAAAACCGAGTGGATATAGACCTCAGAATAATTACGGTTACCAGCAAACTCCCCCGAGGTCTGCATTTGAGCAGGGCTCCCTGCAGGGCATGTCTGGTACACAGGAGAATCTTCAGAAATTCCAGCACTACAATCAGACCCAGCAAAACTACTGCATAACTGATATCTCTGTAAGGTCGCCGGAACAATACTATCAGACCTGCAGTCCTAGTTCCAGTCATTCACCGGCGAGGTCTGTGGGAAGATCTCCCTCGTACAATTCTACACCATCACCCTTAATGGCGAATGCTGAATCCTTCCAGTATGGCCAGCCTCCCATCAACCCTGGGGCTTCATCATCTGCAGGTTTGCAAAATGAGCAAAATATGCTGATGCCCCCTCATACCCACTCATCGTCCAGCGTGAACCAGTCCCAGAGCTTTTCTGGCTCAATGAAAGAACGATTCTCAGAGAAGCTCTTGACCAACCCCAGTTTGTGGAGCCTCAATGCCCTAACTTCTCAGGTTGAAAACATCTCCAACAATGTCCAGCAGCTGCTGCTGTCTGAAGCTCTGATGGCGAGCAAAAAGACCAGCAAACGAAACCATCCTAAAAAGGGAGAAGATTACAGAGGTCAACTGAAAGGTATGGATGAGTCTTGTCCTGAAAATCAACAAGGTCCTTCTCCATCTGATGCTTACAGCATTCCCAGGTCCATGACAGCCGAACTGCAGGAGGGAGGATACTCCAGCAGCACTGAGGACCAGATGGAAagaaattactattattttggtCAGGAAAAGGGTCAAGGACACACCCAGACACACTCCCGTCTCAGCCTTGACACAGTGTCCACATGCTCCTTAAACTCGGCTGACGATGTCTCCGTTAGGTCAGGAGACTCAGTTCGAAGTCTCCAGAGCGTAGCCTCGGAGGATAATCTTAACTGTGACCCCAGAGTACAGAGAGCACTGTCTGAGGAGGAGCCCAATAGCTCTCTCTGCTGCATTAGAGATGAGAGGTCTCCCATCGGCATAACAGCTCCAAGTCCTATGAAACAAGAGAGTAATTCACCACCAGACATAAAACGTTCAGAGAGCACTCAAAAGGAGAACTTTGAGGAGTCAGCATGGACCGAGAGGATGGCTGatgaagacaaaactgaacaaaGCAAGCCGTCTGCGGAGCATGATTGCAAAGGGGAGGTCACTGAAAAGCAAGAGAAGTGGCTGGAGGATGAGAAAGGTCCTTCTctttttcagaaaataaataaaaccgtGTTGGAGGAAGGTTACTCCTATGAAACGGAAGAGAATATCTACCAAGGGCTACAAAACAAATATGACTCTGAGAAAGAAAGCACGACGGAGATAGACTGTTTTGCTGAACTCAGTCACAAATGTGATGAAGACACAGAAATAAAGACAGAGCATTTCAAATCAGAGCCACAAACCAGTGTTGAAATGCCAATGGAAGACTCTCCCAGCAATTCAGGCACTGAACTGTGTTTGCCAGAGAAAGAAGAACATTCAAGCGGTGAGAATTCAGTGGAGACCCCAGCATCCACTCTTGAGGGACCTACGGACACCCTTGAGGAGCAGACTTCTGTCCTCTCTCATACGTCCACTGAGGTGAGAGATGAAAAGGATTCAATTCTGACAAGCTCAGACGaggttataaataataaaacagaatcACAAGAGTCTTTTGCAGACGTCTGTGGCACATATGAGGAGACGGAAAACACGCAACAAGTAAACACAGAAGCTGCAGAAAGCTTTGCACAGGACACACCACACAGCGAGAGCGAAAGGAGGTCAGTCATATGTGACATTGCACCTCAGACTCACACTGCCAAGAGTGGCTTCTCAGCTCTCAATGAGAAAACAACACCTTTGGCTCAGGCAAGGGATCATCACATCGATCGTAGTGATGCAAAGGTGCTGGAGCCTGACTCTCCTCAGTTGCCAGGCAAGTCGATACTGCACTCTGCACCATCTTGGGCTGACACTCCACCCTCTCCCAAGAAAGGGGATGAGGATATGGAGCCAGAAATAAGCTGTCCCAGCGCGGTGACTCCCTCAGCCAAACCAGAGCCTTTTGCGCCATCTTCACATACAAGAATGTTTGGTAAGAAACATGTGCGGGGCAGGAGGAGACCAATGAACTCAACTGCAGGAATAAGAAGGCAGCTAAGTATAGAAGAAGACACTGTTTCACCTTCTGCTCAAAATCCTAACATACCTTCAAGCAAAAGCACCCTTATTGTTGATCAGATGGAAACTGCCCATCAGAATATTAGTAGTCAAACACCAAAACTTGTTATGGAGAGTTTACCATCGCGGATGTGCACTCGCTCCTACGGTTCACAAAGTAGCCAAAAGGTCTCCCCTCATGACAGAAGGAAACCAGGTCCAAAGCCTGCTCCGAAATCAAGTTCAAAAATAGCTGTCAAGCCAGGTCCAAAATCGAATCCAAAACCTGCACCAAAGCATAGTCCAAAATCAAATACAAAACCTGGTTCAAAATCAGTTCCTAAATCTGAGGTCATGCCTAGTGTAAAACCTGGCCCCAAACCAAGTTTAAAATCCACAGGGTCCAAAGAAAGTCCAAAGCCTTGTCCTAAATCTGGTCCAAAATCTGCCACTAAATCCGGTCCAAAATCTGCTTCTAAACTCGCCTCAAAGCCTGTGGCTGTGCCAGGAGAAACACTTGCTCCAAAGTCAAATCAAAAGACAGCAGAGTCTAAGCCAATTGTGGCATCAGTAGCTAAAGGCCCAGGTCGACCGAAAGGAATCAGTAAGAACAAACAGATtaagattaaacaagatgaaaaTGTTTATACAGCTACAGAACATACCAAGGACACACACTGTACTCATGAACTGAATTTGCAAGATGTGACCACTGAATTAGCTTTGGACACAATTGTTGGTGTTGTGGATACCACTAAAGATATAACTGTGGCTCCCACTTTGGAGTGTACGCTAGATAGCAGCTGTATAAAATCGTTAGCGAGAGAGCAAAAGTCTATGGTGTTAAGATCACGGAAGCAAACAAAAGATAAACTGACTgaagaaaaagaacaaaaaaatgacaaatcaaTGAAGACACCTTCAGCAATGGTCACACACTCCTCAGAAATACAGGATGTTACTGTGGATCAGTCGTGTGAGACTGAACCTTCAAATCTCGAATTACCCAAGCAGAAGGATGTCTCCACAGATTCACTTCAACAACCAGATGAAGAGGTGGTTTCCGTCAAGCGAAAATGCAGTTTATCAACCTCAGAACCCAAAAGGAGGAAGAAAGGAAGGCAAGATGAAGTAAAGGCACAGGATTCTCCATTAGATATAGTCCACATTCCAAAGGGAAAGCGAAAGAGAGGACAACATTTGCTCGTAGAATCAGTAAGCACCACTTTAACTACTGATAACCTTCCCACTGATGACATCAGTGACACGCCATCTGTACCTCCTCAGTGTCCCACTAAAACCAAATATTTGCCTCCTCGGAAAGGCAGGGGACTTAAATATGAGGCAATGGTTCAGAAAATAACATCCCCAGGGTCCAAAAAGCAACCTGTAAATAACCAACCAGACATTGTACTAGAAGAATCTACGTTAAAACCAGTGCCGCAGGTACCAGATCAAAAGGAGACAGCGAACGCCCCTGAGATGCCTCAGACGGAGGGTGAAAGCACAGTAAGTACACAAGAACCCGAAAACACAGAAATACAAACGCCAAGGAAGAAGAGGAGAAAGTGGGCCGCTGTAGAGAGCAGCGATGCTCCAGATGTAAGCCTGGATGCTGGGAGTCTCGTTATCAACACTCCGAGACTAGCTAAACAGAGAGCTATTAAAAACAACCACGAGATGCATCTGAAGCAGcgaaagaagagaagaaaaggCACTGAACCacaagaaaacatccccatagTGGAGCAACAGGAGCCTAAACAGACTGATATCTTGCCTACATCTCCACCTTCCATAATCCCGCCAGAAACATTTGAACAGACTCAGTGTAATGAGCCACCAAAGGAATTAGGCGTACCAGTGATAAAACCCAAACGCGGCAGGCGGCCGTCACTTAAAAAGAAACAAGAGG CTCTCAAAGAGTCAAAAGAAGATGAAAATGTAAtcgagaagaaaaaaaagcctgGGCCCCAAAAAAAATGTGTGGATGCCTTAAAAGTTGTAGTGAAGAGACCTAGGATCAAGACTAAATGCATCAATGAACTGTCTCCAACAGTAAAGGGGACATTATCAGACTTACACCCAGATCTAAGTGACGGAAAATCCTCTTTCAGACCATACGTGCATATCGACAGCTCTGTGGACGTCGCATCTTTATGCACTATCGTCAACAGGCCTGAAGAAGAGCAGATGATCGGTCAGGCAAGAACAAAGAGTGAacctaaaatcaaaaatcaaGTTGCAAAGACAGTGTCCAACTCTTCAGTAATGCTCCAGGGTCCCTTAGTTAACATTAGCCTAACTGACAGATGTCTAACGTGCTGTTTATGTGGAAAGCCAGCAAATTACCGAGAGCTTGGGGACTTGTGCGGCCCCTATTATCCTGAGGACTGCATACCACGAAAAACACTGTCATCAACACACAGGAGTGATTTCAGGCAAAACAGCAACTGTGCCAATGAGACGGAGGTTAGTAGTATTGTAAAAAGCACACAGAGTGAGTGTGAGCAGGACATCCAACAGGAAAAGCCAAACGAAGGGCATTCGAGGAGGGGCAAAAGGGCAATTCGGGAACGGTCGAGAACCAGGCCGACTTTGCGAATGAGGTTTAAAAGGCTGCTGATTTTGCAGAGCAGACTTAGTGGAGCGTCTCCCCCTGCTGGTGTGGAGGGCATTGAAACCAGTCTGCAGAGATTACAGATGGAGGCTGAGGAAAAAGAGCATTGGGCTCATGAAGCGTGTGCTGTCTGGACCACGGGCATAATCCTGGTAGCAGATAAACTCTTTGGACTGACCGAGGCTGTTCAGAAAGCTGCACATGCT AAATGCTCCAGATGCCAAGGTGAAGGAGCCTCCGTCTGCTGCAGCTGGAAGAGCTGTACTCAAAGCTACCACTATATCTGCGCCAAAGAGACGG GCTGCACGTTTGAAGAAGAAACCTTCTCTATTCGGTGTCCGAAACACAAG